A single window of Eucalyptus grandis isolate ANBG69807.140 chromosome 1, ASM1654582v1, whole genome shotgun sequence DNA harbors:
- the LOC104454050 gene encoding transcription elongation factor TFIIS isoform X1 yields the protein MDKELVELFERAKKAADAAAGDGVSSSGPEVSRCVDSLKRLKSFPVSYDALVATQVGKRLRHLTKHPMETIKTMAADVLEIWKKIIIDETAKNKKKSGNDDKLLQKNEKPDGIKVEKGQKADAVKVDKFSHVETVKVEKTYRGDSTKLGRVSSSQTTKVEKNVVDTNALMSENNGREEGIKVERIFKEEKQPLNIKKPSGRNAPPKLTALVKCDDSLRDKVRELLVEALSKVASEVDDDMKDEVNACDPIRVAVIVESIMFEKMGRSNGTQKFKYRSIMFNIKDPNNPDLRRKVLLGEVKPERLITMTPDEMASDQRQRENHQIKERALFDCERGGPPKATTDQFKCGRCGQRKTTYYQLQTRSADEPMTTFVTCVNCNNHWKFC from the exons ATGGACAAGGAGCTGGTGGAGCTCTTCGAGCGGGCCAAGAAGGCAGCCGATGCCGCGGCCGGCGACGGGGTGTCGTCGAGTGGCCCCGAGGTTTCGCGGTGCGTGGACTCGCTGAAGCGGCTCAAGAGCTTCCCGGTGTCGTATGACGCCCTTGTTGCCACCCAg GTTGGGAAACGGCTTAGGCACCTAACAAAACATCCTATGGAAACAATCAAAACAATGGCTGCAGATGTGCTTGAGATTTGGAAGAAGATAATCATTGATGAGacagccaaaaataaaaagaagtccGGCAATGATGATAAATTGTTGCAGAAAAATGAGAAACCAGATGGTATCAAAGTTGAGAAGGGGCAGAAGGCAGATGCAGTAAAGGTCGATAAATTTTCACATGTAGAAACAGTGAAAGTTGAGAAAACTTACAGAGGTGATTCGACCAAGTTGGGTAGGGTTTCAAGTTCTCAGACCACCAAAGTTGAGAAAAATGTTGTTGACACAAATGCTCTAATGTCTGAGAATAATGGCAGAGAAGAAGGTATTAAAGTTGAGCGTATATTCAAAGAGGAGAAACAGCCACTGAATATTAAGAAACCATCAGGAAGGAATGCTCCTCCGAAGTTGACAGCACTGGTCAAGTGCGATGATTCCCTTCGTGACAAAGTTAGGGAACTACTTGTTGAGGCACTGTCTAAGGTTGCTAGCGAGGTTGACGATGATATGAAGGATGAAGTAAATGCATGTGATCCAATCCGAGTCGCTGTCATTGTTGAATCCATTATGTTTGAGAAGATGGGTCGGTCCAATGGaacccaaaaattcaaatatcGATCCATCATGTTCAACATCAAGGACCCAAACAATCCGGACCTAAGAAGGAAAGTTCTTCTTGGGGAGGTCAAACCAGAGAGGCTCATCACAATGACCCCAGATGAAATGGCCAGTGATCAAAGGCAGCGTGAGAATCACCAAATTAAAGAGAGAGCTTTGTTCGACTGTGAACGTGGTGGCCCACCAAAAGCCACAACtgaccagttcaagtgtggtcGCTGTGGCCAGCGAAAGACTACTTATTATCAGTTGCAAACTAGGAGTGCAGATGAGCCTATGACGACTTTTGTGACTTGTGTAAATTGTAATAACCACTGGAAGTTCTGCTGA
- the LOC104432662 gene encoding probable WRKY transcription factor 70 yields the protein MERSSRPENLPSARKHAVEELLRGQESAKQLRDLFMKVFSQAAAAAGGDDGGDGDGGARHPASAEDLVVKVLRSFDNTLSLLSRAEPDEVSQVPVRACAVKSEDSEESSKTSVPRDRRGCYKRRKTSDTQIRMDHNLIDDGHQWRKYGQKAILNSEFPRNYFRCTHKIDQGCLATKQVQKVQDAPPLYRTIYQGQHTCKNLILKSPSLILDSPSPGDSSILVSFNTSLPPKQDDNNNSSSNPFSSSTFPSVKHEPKLPGEDDLKPRGGGGGCQDDESYYNNNNNNNNHQSESSDYYAVFESAGEISALSSDQGDVMSSSHSFDMIVGSEFDSLLEFVQC from the exons ATGGAGCGCTCCTCTCGGCCCGAGAACCTCCCCTCCGCCCGCAAGCACGCCGTCGAGGAGCTCCTCCGCGGCCAGGAGTCCGCCAAGCAGCTCCGGGATCTCTTCATGAAGGTCTTCTCtcaagccgccgccgccgccggcggggACGACGGCGGTGATGGAGACGGCGGCGCGCGGCACCCGGCGTCGGCTGAGGATCTGGTGGTCAAGGTCCTCCGGTCGTTCGACAACACCCTGTCGCTGCTGAGCCGCGCCGAGCCCGACGAGGTGTCGCAGGTGCCGGTCAGGGCCTGCGCCGTCAAGTCCGAGGACTCCGAGGAGAGCAGCAAGACCTCGGTCCCCAGAGACCGCCGCGGATGCTACAAGAGAAG AAAGACTTCGGATACACAGATAAGGATGGATCATAATTTGATTGACGACGGGCACCAGTGGAGGAAATATGGCCAGAAAGCGATTCTTAACTCGGAGTTCCCAAG GAACTACTTCAGGTGTACTCACAAGATCGACCAAGGTTGTCTAGCGACCAAACAGGTCCAAAAGGTACAGGACGCTCCGCCCCTCTATAGGACCATATACCAGGGCCAACACACCTGCAAGAACCTCATCCTGAAATCCCCCTCCCTCATCCTGGACTCGCCGAGCCCTGGGGACTCCTCCATCCTCGTCAGCTTCAACACCAGCCTCCCTCCCAAGCAAGACGacaacaacaacagcagcagcaaccCCTTCTCCTCTTCGACTTTCCCGTCGGTGAAGCACGAGCCGAAGCTGCCCGGCGAGGATGATCTGAAACCCcggggcggcggtggcggctgcCAGGACGATGAGAGCTactacaacaacaacaacaacaacaacaaccaccaGTCCGAGTCATCGGACTACTACGCAGTGTTCGAATCGGCCGGGGAGATCTCGGCCCTGTCGTCAGATCAAGGGGATGTGATGTCCAGTTCTCATAGCTTCGACATGATTGTGGGTTCTGAATTTGATAGTCTGCTGGAATTTGTTCAATGTTAA
- the LOC104454050 gene encoding transcription elongation factor TFIIS isoform X2, whose protein sequence is MDKELVELFERAKKAADAAAGDGVSSSGPEVSRCVDSLKRLKSFPVSYDALVATQVGKRLRHLTKHPMETIKTMAADVLEIWKKIIIDETAKNKKKSGNDDKLLQKNEKPDGIKVEKTYRGDSTKLGRVSSSQTTKVEKNVVDTNALMSENNGREEGIKVERIFKEEKQPLNIKKPSGRNAPPKLTALVKCDDSLRDKVRELLVEALSKVASEVDDDMKDEVNACDPIRVAVIVESIMFEKMGRSNGTQKFKYRSIMFNIKDPNNPDLRRKVLLGEVKPERLITMTPDEMASDQRQRENHQIKERALFDCERGGPPKATTDQFKCGRCGQRKTTYYQLQTRSADEPMTTFVTCVNCNNHWKFC, encoded by the exons ATGGACAAGGAGCTGGTGGAGCTCTTCGAGCGGGCCAAGAAGGCAGCCGATGCCGCGGCCGGCGACGGGGTGTCGTCGAGTGGCCCCGAGGTTTCGCGGTGCGTGGACTCGCTGAAGCGGCTCAAGAGCTTCCCGGTGTCGTATGACGCCCTTGTTGCCACCCAg GTTGGGAAACGGCTTAGGCACCTAACAAAACATCCTATGGAAACAATCAAAACAATGGCTGCAGATGTGCTTGAGATTTGGAAGAAGATAATCATTGATGAGacagccaaaaataaaaagaagtccGGCAATGATGATAAATTGTTGCAGAAAAATGAGAAACCAGATGGTATCAAAG TTGAGAAAACTTACAGAGGTGATTCGACCAAGTTGGGTAGGGTTTCAAGTTCTCAGACCACCAAAGTTGAGAAAAATGTTGTTGACACAAATGCTCTAATGTCTGAGAATAATGGCAGAGAAGAAGGTATTAAAGTTGAGCGTATATTCAAAGAGGAGAAACAGCCACTGAATATTAAGAAACCATCAGGAAGGAATGCTCCTCCGAAGTTGACAGCACTGGTCAAGTGCGATGATTCCCTTCGTGACAAAGTTAGGGAACTACTTGTTGAGGCACTGTCTAAGGTTGCTAGCGAGGTTGACGATGATATGAAGGATGAAGTAAATGCATGTGATCCAATCCGAGTCGCTGTCATTGTTGAATCCATTATGTTTGAGAAGATGGGTCGGTCCAATGGaacccaaaaattcaaatatcGATCCATCATGTTCAACATCAAGGACCCAAACAATCCGGACCTAAGAAGGAAAGTTCTTCTTGGGGAGGTCAAACCAGAGAGGCTCATCACAATGACCCCAGATGAAATGGCCAGTGATCAAAGGCAGCGTGAGAATCACCAAATTAAAGAGAGAGCTTTGTTCGACTGTGAACGTGGTGGCCCACCAAAAGCCACAACtgaccagttcaagtgtggtcGCTGTGGCCAGCGAAAGACTACTTATTATCAGTTGCAAACTAGGAGTGCAGATGAGCCTATGACGACTTTTGTGACTTGTGTAAATTGTAATAACCACTGGAAGTTCTGCTGA